Proteins encoded within one genomic window of Trichoderma asperellum chromosome 2, complete sequence:
- a CDS encoding uncharacterized protein (BUSCO:EOG092D0FN1): MFSTFTGSSRRPRNVNLSGQASNPFSNTSWSPSAASNATKTVSDAQADREKRQVERRRLKAASQIQKTWRGYRSRSTLKEQRRNDFDLAYQSLSDAGASQRLYVSFPLLLSFFSAARAGDMQRLFLFIDDCNNVSLQQLYDASHHISRLQKLMVVLVQALDVLVSKDDTSLELQHILTLVNHLAVNFPLIILASVNEYYSALAKLCQSQRSREWLEATLKSLSAPLNAGAENESEAYSALALRFLTTKNLRFFEQNIDRMGEIINTEKLAAEILRLYTYKPDALPDKDRLFWLLAHYIDLSRVQKDSNQNLIRLKAIFTQLSALSSDISIRISTQPSPDQPNEVATESLVFLSSSYVTQQLLRLVDSNGISSLLRDFSTSLAQSSNQELEGSELLAGYILALLQSFPTRADDTRMRLFLEEIPTAGGNIPIVKYLWQMMTKTSIFQKLKTESERPARVLHRYFYETVSWSSSSHTEEQEWRIILLFLELYTFILRLSDDEDFLSGIYPQVLSSDVPQSRTRSCSLALKDIEALIIFLKNTAFALHYNVQEITQTQAALEASTTARLNSYWGDSSTVSDEPKAATKSPASEVSTKLDLESLRAIVTTSLKMLYERDSRKHFLSADHWLMTSKLEKEDFIGAVIAEEERQIQEQAEDSDSEADEAVASFDDGFGSHSTFAAQRLSRHVRLERLKARQIRAQRERRLAEMGPKLEILKHIPFVVPFETRVMIFRSFINLDRLRRSGNNVFPMPPLGRHHAKIRRGQLFEDAFEQFYQLGEGLKDPIQITFVDQFDTPEAGIDGGGVTKEFLTSVTSEAFGNQLGGLGMFTSSDKGLLYPNPMALDILRESLRQQGLTESDHEWRETISELFRRYEFLGRIVGKCMYEGILVDLAFAGFFLLKWPSPNRKEENSYKGSVNDLQDMDEELYKGLLNLKNYPGDVSALGFDFTITDQVSAPGEPVKTVSRKLVPNGDEVSVTNDNRLLYISYAARHRLVLQPAPQTMAFLRGLREIIRPSWLSMFNQSELQRLVGGDSMAIDVEDLRRNTIYSGLYAIGDDGEEHPTIKMFWNVMNGFTDAQRRDVLKYVSSTPRAPLLGFSQLNPKFAIRDGGSDQERLPSTSTCVNLLKLPVYKSESTLRTKLLYAISSGAGFDLS, encoded by the exons atgtTCTCTACTTTCACGGGCAGCTCCCGGCGGCCGAGAAACGTGAACCTGAGCGGGCAGGCCAGCAACCCGTTCTCCAACACATCATGGTCGCCCTCGGCCGCTTCGAATGCTACAAAGACCGTTTCGGATGCTCAGGCCGACAGAGAAAAGCGACAGGTGGAAAGGCGGCGTTTGAAGGCCGCATCACAGATACAGAAAACATGGAGAGGATACAGATCAAGGTCTACCCTGAAGGAGCAGCGGAGGAATGACTTCGACCTTGCCTATCAATCTCTCTCCGATGCCGGTGCTTCCCAGAGGCTATacgtttcttttcctctcctgttgtcttttttctctgccGCTCGTGCCGGTGATATGCAACGACTGTTTTTATTCATCGACGACTGTAACAATGTCTCTCTCCAACAGCTTTATGACGCCAGCCATCATATATCACGGCTCCAAAAACTAATGGTGGTTCTTGTGCAAGCGTTAGACGTTTTAGTTTCTAAAGA TGATACGTCATTGGAACTTCAGCATATCCTTACACTCGTCAACCATCTGGCCGTCAACTTTCCCCTCATCATATTAGCATCTGTTAACGAGTACTATTCGGCATTGGCAAAGCTGTGCCAATCACAGCGTAGTCGAGAATGGCTAGAAGCGACTCTCAAATCTCTCTCAGCACCTTTAAATGCAGGCGCGGAAAACG AGTCAGAAGCATACTCCGCATTAGCGCTACGATTTCTAACCACGAAGAATCTCCGATTCTTCGAGCAAAATATCGATCGTATGGGCGAAATCATTAATACGGAGAAGCTTGCGGCAGAAATATTAcgattatatacttataaaccCGATGCTTTGCCAGACAAGGATCGTCTTTTCTGGCTCCTAGCCCACTATATTGACTTGAGCAGGGTACAGAAAGATTCTAACCAGAACTTGATCCGTCTGAAAGCTATTTTTACACAACTGTCTGCTTTATCATCCGATATTAGCATTCGCATAAGCACACAGCCGTCTCCTGATCAACCCAACGAGGTAGCTACCGAGTCTCTTGTCTTCTTGTCGTCATCATACGTTACTcaacagctgctgcggcttgtTGACAGCAATGGCATTTCCAGTCTGCTGCGTGACTTCTCTACTAGCTTGGCACAGTCTTCAAACCAAGAGCTGGAAGGAAGCGAACTCCTCGCTGGCTATATTCTCGCTTTACTGCAAAGTTTCCCCACAAGAGCGGACGACACACGTATGAGGTTGTTCCTCGAGGAGATACCTACCGCAGGGGGTAACATCCCCATTGTTAAATACCTTTGGCAAATGATGACCAAAACCTCGATATTtcaaaaattaaaaaccgAGTCTGAGCGGCCAGCAAGAGTGCTCCACCGATATTTCTATGAGACTGtatcttggtcttcttcatcacatACGGAAGAACAAGAATGGAGAATTATCCTCTTATTTTTAGAGCTTTACACCTTCATTCTCAGACtcagcgatgatgaagacttCTTGAGTGGCATTTACCCTCAAGTTTTAAGCAGCGATGTGCCACAATCACGAACAAGATCATGCAGTCTAGCACTAAAAGACATTGAAGCGCTCATCATATTTCTCAAAAATACGGCATTTGCTCTGCATTACAATGTTCAGGAAATTACCCAAACTCAGGCAGCTCTCGAGGCTTCAACTACAGCCCGACTCAACTCCTACTGGGGGGACTCGTCGACAGTCTCAGATGAGCCTAAGGCCGCCACCAAGTCTCCAGCTTCGGAAGTATCTACAAAGCTCGATCTAGAGAGCCTTCGCGCAATCGTCACAACTTCGTTAAAAATGCTCTACGAAAGAGACTCGCGGAAGCATTTCCTGTCAGCGGATCACTGGCTCATGACGAGCAAactggagaaggaggattTTATTGGGGCCGTTatagcagaagaagagagacagatCCAGGAGCAAGCTGAGGACAGCGATTCAGAGGCAGATGAAGCTGTAGCTTCGTTTGATGATGGTTTTGGATCGCATTCAACTTTTGCTGCGCAGCGGCTTTCTCGTCATGTCAGATTGGAAAGGCTCAAAGCTCGCCAGATTCGCGCTCAAAGGGAACGAAGACTTGCAGAAATGGGGCCCAAATTGGAAATTCTCAAACATATTCCATTTGTTGTTCCGTTCGAGACGCGAGTCATGATTTTCAGGTCCTTCATTAATCTTGACAGACTTCGCAGAAGCGGTAATAACGTATTCCCGATGCCTCCCTTGGGAAGGCACCATGCGAAAATCCGTCGCGGTCAGCTATTTGAAGATGCATTCGAGCAGTTCTATCAGCTAGGGGAGGGCTTAAAAGACCCCATTCAGATCACCTTTGTTGACCAGTTCGACACCCCTGAAGCGGGTATAGATGGTGGTGGCGTTACCAAAGAATTTTTAACCAGTGTTACATCGGAGGCTTTCGGAAATCAGCTTGGAGGCCTGGGCATGTTCACATCCAGTGACAAGGGGCTACTCTATCCCAATCCCATGGCTCTGGATATACTTCGCGAGTCACTGCGTCAGCAGGGGCTTACCGAATCTGATCACGAGTGGAGAGAAACAATATCTGAGTTATTCAGGCGTTACGAATTCCTTGGCCGTATTGTAGGGAAGTGTATGTACGAAGGGATCCTTGTTGACCTTGCGTTTGCTGGGTTCTTCCTCCTAAAATGGCCATCGCCCAAtcgaaaagaggagaataGCTACAAAGGTAGTGTCAACGATCTCCAAGACATGGACGAGGAACTATACAAAGGCCTCCTCAACCTCAAGAATTACCCGGGAGACGTATCCGCCCTGGGATTCGACTTTACCATTACAGACCAGGTATCAGCTCCAGGGGAGCCTGTCAAGACTGTTAGCAGAAAATTGGTGCCCAACGGTGATGAGGTATCAGTTACAAACGACAATCGCCTGCTCTACATATCCTACGCAGCCCGTCATCGCTTGGTTCTGCAGCCGGCTCCCCAGACCATGGCTTTTCTGCGCGGGCTTCGCGAAATTATTCGACCCTCATGGCTGTCCATGTTTAACCAATCTGAGCTACAGCGCCTGGTTGGCGGCGACTCCATGGCAATTGATGTCGAAGATTTACGCCGAAATACAATCTATAGCGGTCTTTATGCTATAGGtgacgatggagaagagcatcCCACAATTAAAATGTTTTGGAACGTCATGAACGGCTTCACAGACGCTCAGAGACGCGACGTTCTCAAATATGTCAGCTCAACACCAAGAGCACCGCTCCTTGGCTTTTCACAACTGAATCCGAAATTTGCCATTCGAGACGGGGGCTCGGACCAAGAACGACTACCGAGCACAAGCACGTGTGTTAACTTGCTGAAGCTACCGGTTTACAAGTCGGAATCAACTTTACGAACGAAACTACTGTACGCGATATCGTCAGGGGCTGGGTTTGATTTGAGTTAG
- the PAB1_1 gene encoding Protein phosphatase PP2A regulatory subunit B yields MAANTTSGAVDQLANELNNTSLNGSGDVKAPAVDTGVSAGAEDASAPTPTAAPHPQNSASLYVGELDPSVTEAMLFELFSQIGAVASIRVCRDAVTRRSLGYAYVNYNSTPDGEKALEELNYTLIKGRPCRIMWSQRDPALRKTGQGNVFIKNLDVAIDNKALHDTFAAFGNILSCKVAQDETGASKGYGFVHYETDEAAAQAIKHVNGMLLNEKKVYVGYHIPKKDRQSKFEEMKANFTNVYVKNISADVTDNEFRELFEKYGDVTSSSLARDQEGKSRGFGFVNFTTHEAAFKAVEELNGKDFRGQELYVGRAQKKHEREEELRKSYEAARLEKASKYQGVNLYIKNLDDDVDDEKLRQMFAEFGPITSAKVMRDTPQEGEEEVKDQEKDKENKKESENEAESAESAEKKAEKKVDKKLGKSKGFGFVCFSNPDDATKAVAEMNQRMINNKPLYVALAQRKDVRKSQLEASIQARNELRMRQAAAAAGMPQQYMQPPVFYAPGQQPGFIPQGGRGMPFPQPGMPLPQGGRPGQFPGYPQQGGRNVPQGIPPNMYGLPGQFPPQFGQPGTPQFMAAMQQAQQAALAGGRGGAPQGGRGNVAGMPPNVQGGMPGYPPTTARVWDVTTTLAATATSTTRLLATTLPMPTPPTLPLCSSLNLLRLSLPSRSRFLVN; encoded by the coding sequence ATGGCCGCCAACACCACCTCGGGCGCTGTTGACCAGCTCGCCAACGAACTCAACAACACATCCCTCAATGGCAGCGGCGATGTCAAGGCTCCTGCCGTGGACACTGGTGTGAGCGCTGGTGCTGAGGACGCCTCTGCTCCTACCCCCACTGCCGCCCCCCACCCCCAGAACTCTGCCTCGCTCTACGTCGGAGAGCTCGACCCCTCCGTCACCGAGGCCATGCTCTTCGAGCTCTTCTCCCAGATTGGTGCCGTGGCTTCCATCCGTGTCTGCCGTGACGCTGTCACTCGCCGCTCTCTGGGTTATGCCTACGTCAACTACAACTCTACCCCTGATGGCGAGAAGGCTCTGGAGGAGCTCAACTACACTCTGATCAAGGGCCGTCCTTGCCGTATCATGTGGTCTCAGCGCGACCCTGCTCTGCGCAAGACCGGCCAGGGCAACGTGTTCATCAAGAACTTGGACGTTGCTATTGATAACAAGGCTCTCCACGACACctttgctgcctttggcAACATTCTCAGCTGCAAGGTTGCCCAGGATGAAACCGGCGCCTCCAAGGGTTACGGTTTCGTTCACTACGAGActgatgaggctgctgctcaggCCATCAAGCACGTCAACGGCATGCTGCTCAACGAGAAGAAGGTTTACGTCGGCTACCACATCCCCAAGAAGGACCGCCAGAGCAAGTTTGAGGAGATGAAGGCCAACTTCACCAACGTCTACGTGAAGAACATCAGCGCTGACGTGACCGATAATGAGTTCCGTGAGCTGTTTGAGAAGTACGGTGATGTCACCTCATCTTCTCTGGCCCGTGATCAGGAGGGCAAGTCTCGTGGATTCGGATTTGTTAACTTCACCACTCACGAGGCTGCTTTCAAGGCTGTCGAGGAGCTGAACGGAAAGGATTTCCGTGGCCAGGAGCTCTACGTTGGCCGTGCCCAGAAGAAGCATGAGCGTGAAGAGGAGCTGCGAAAGTCTTATGAGGCTGCGCGCCTTGAGAAGGCCAGCAAGTACCAGGGCGTCAACCTGTACATCAAGAACCTTGATGATGACGTTGATGACGAGAAGCTTCGCCAGATGTTCGCCGAATTTGGCCCCATCACTTCTGCCAAGGTCATGAGAGACACCCCTcaggagggcgaggaggaggtcAAGGACCaggagaaggacaaggaaaaCAAGAAGGAGTCCGAGAACGAGGCCGAATCGGCCGAAAgcgccgagaagaaggctgagaagaaggTTGACAAGAAGCTTGGTAAGAGCAAGGGTTTCGGTTTCGTCTGCTTTAGCAACCCTGATGATGCCACCAAGGCTGTTGCCGAGATGAACCAGCGAATGATCAACAACAAGCCTCTCTATGTTGCTCTTGCCCAGCGCAAGGATGTTCGTAAGAGCCAGCTTGAGGCCAGCATCCAGGCTCGCAACGAACTGCGAATGCGGCAGGCCGCCGCGGCAGCTGGTATGCCGCAGCAGTACATGCAGCCCCCCGTTTTCTATGCtcctggccagcagccaggctTCATCCCCCAGGGTGGTCGTGGCATGCCTTTCCCCCAGCCTGGAATGCCTCTTCCTCAGGGTGGCCGTCCTGGCCAGTTCCCCGGATACCCTCAGCAGGGTGGCCGTAACGTTCCTCAGGGTATCCCCCCCAACATGTACGGCCTCCCTGGCCAGTTCCCTCCTCAGTTTGGCCAGCCTGGAACTCCTCAGTTCATGGCTGCTATGCAGCAGGCTCAGCAGGCTGCTCTTGCTGGCGGCCGTGGAGGCGCTCCTCAGGGTGGCCGTGGCAACGTCGCCGGCATGCCCCCCAACGTTCAGGGCGGAATGCCCGGCTACCCCCCAACAACCGCCAGGGTATGGGACGTAACAACAACGCTGGCCGCAACGGCAACTTCAACAACCAGGCTCCTCGCGACAACGCTGCCAATGCCAACGCCGCCAACGCTCCCTCTATGCTCCAGTCTCAACTTGCTGCGGCTCAGCCTgcccagcagaagcagattCTTGGTGAACTGA
- the PAB1_2 gene encoding Protein phosphatase PP2A regulatory subunit B — MLLEMDNSELVNLIEDEAALKAKVDEALAVYDEYVKSQGTAPEKKEEETKA; from the exons ATGCTCCTGGAAATGGACAACTCTGAGCTTGTCAACCT CATTGAGGACGAGGCTGCTCTGAAGGCCAAGGTTGACGAGGCGCTGGCCGTCTACGATGAGTACGTCAAGTCTCAGGGTACCGCccctgagaagaaggaggaggaaaccAAGGCTTAA
- a CDS encoding uncharacterized protein (EggNog:ENOG41~TransMembrane:1 (i200-222o)), whose translation MDDPQERLDASLRDFETPASPTSTTRNSSILPSEPAIEDDLLADLDVASVGSYSPPAWRRLANGSRSNGFWRPPSHDALSAMSPMRLAMRNTPYSERDDDDDTDDDLDLEDNQNDILQRAIRTRLPTGSMSPDKVRSRSPDGNRSNTLRLEAPTPPVLERILESPPPTDNYIRFAVRAEVQQRTEPIETAIAFIRKRYSALTASWTSTLFSVLFAVFSVSLFKTLIQEPAPRPVGDLVKVAGIARSFEPLIYYSEHAITQVHDLQATSVAVWDLGETVRTSGMRDASLIVADLDALSGSMKTLATEMTKFFAVVDGDIDGILNVMDWAKMHLNRLQSAPSPSSLSSAYDNIHNMLSEAHVLEDASGAPTPLGTITTYVFGLSNPQREQRMVQLLFNEFLSILEESVREELRYSMNLYGLFNSIDQHFLNLARTVARETSAQEELHSDMLASLWVRILGTRAAELRKFEQNRILLRDVREKTVRNKGILVNHHSKLLSLQTSLEGLRTKLISPLVRGANATILTLEDQIDSLSGVRDHLAEIRRQQKGKVMETLYASVPSKQLQRNLALDDGRSDVLRES comes from the exons ATGGACGATCCCCAAGAAAGGCTCGACGCCTCTTTGCGGGATTTCGAGACTCCAGCAAGCCCGACATCTACGACGAGGAACTCATCTATTCTCCCCAGCGAACCGGCGATCGAGGACGATCTCCTAGCGGACCTGGACGTCGCGTCCGTCGGCTCTTATTCCCCTCCAGCGTGGCGGAGACTCGCCAACGGTAGTCGAAGCAACGGATTCTGGAGGCCGCCGTCGCATGATGCGCTCAGCGCAATGTCGCCGATGCGCCTGGCCATGCGCAACACCCCCTACAGCGAgcgcgacgacgatgacgataccGACGACGACCTAGACCTCGAGGACAACCAAAACGACATTTTGCAGAGAGCGATTCGCACAAGGCTTCCCACCGGCAGCATGAGTCCAGACAAGGTGAGGAGTCGCAGTCCAGATGGAAATCGCAGCAATACCTTGCGCCTCGAGGCACCAACCCCGCCCGTGCTGGAGAGGATACTGGAGTCGCCGCCACCGACAGATAACT ATATCCGTTTCGCTGTGCGCGCCGAAGTTCAGCAACGCACGGAACCAATTGAAACCGCCATTGCCTTCATCCGTAAACGCTACTCCGCTCTCACCGCATCATGGACGTCCACCCTATTCAGCGTTCTATTCGCCGTCTTTAGCGTCTCGCTCTTCAAGACACTCATCCAAGAGCCTGCGCCGCGGCCCGTCGGCGATCTTGTCAAAGTCGCAGGCATCGCGCGCTCCTTTGAGCCACTCATATACTATTCGGAGCATGCCATCACGCAGGTGCATGACTTGCAAGCTACAAGCGTGGCTGTCTGGGACCTCGGAGAGACAGTGCGAACCAGCGGGATGCGAGATGCTTCGCTCATTGTCGCCGACCTGGATGCTCTAAGCGGCTCAATGAAGACGCTTGCTACCGAGATGACCAAGTTTTTCGCTGTTGTTGATGGCGACATTGACGG CATCCTCAATGTCATGGATTGGGCCAAGATGCATCTCAATCGCCTCCAGAGCGCTCCCTCTCCttcctccctctcctccGCTTACGATAATATCCACAATATGCTTTCTGAGGCCCATGTCCTCGAAGACGCCTCCGGCGCTCCTACGCCGCTCGGCACGATTACTACGTACGTCTTTGGACTAAGCAACCCGCAGCGCGAGCAACGAATGGTCCAGCTACTATTCAACGAGTTCCTATCGATCCTCGAGGAAAGTGTTCGAGAGGAGCTTCGCTATAGCATGAACCTCTACGGCCTCTTCAACAGCATCGATCAGCACTTTCTCAACCTGGCGCGAACCGTCGCGCGCGAGACTTCCGCCCAAGAAGAACTACACAGCGACATGCTAGCCAGCCTGTGGGTGCGCATCCTTGGCACGCGCGCTGCCGAGCTGCGCAAGTTTGAGCAGAACCGCATACTGCTGCGCGACGTGAGGGAGAAGACGGTGCGCAACAAGGGCATCCTAGTCAACCACCACAGCAAGCTGCTGTCCTTGCAGACCTCCCTGGAGGGCCTGCGCACCAAGCTCATATCCCCGCTCGTGCGTGGTGCCAATGCCACCATCTTGACACTCGAGGACCAGATTGACAGCTTGTCGGGTGTGAGGGATCATCTTGCGGAGATTCGACGCCAGCAAAAGGGCAAGGTCATGGAGACGCTTTACGCCAGCGTGCCGAGTAAGCAGTTGCAGAGAAATCTAGCGCTTGACGATGGCAGGAGTGATGTCCTCAGAGAGTCATAA
- a CDS encoding uncharacterized protein (EggNog:ENOG41) — MANSNSNKYRPMSIDAMLDMERQEVLALLEGNSEMQSASSVRGGRSDSPYASRSPVRSMLDIAEDEIPPSNATSSSNRGAPASHGPVRSMLDVKAPPSPQLVRSMLDVSGPVPDSPRRAGRSSTPSSPLLTSSDPTLRQSPTSSLTPRSRSDAGLLSDAGRGPRNSLISNYQFSSILPHSSGPQPSVRWSSSRNSKGNKRDSGGSLGPEGALPADRGRSPLGASRFFGGPKSSQNRRWSSRSQSPATFTPSQLPPGKALLKDGQVMDLNSAYRKLSDANLMHSSGSLAQLPMRKKEREAGEGRLVKDYVGPDGEQLDSSEEEEEESSDDEDRGRKKSPRSLIHGAGSSNGETAASGLLPGGRQALSLLAAAEQERSQVASQQPQYQYRSLIAEPEIKITSATGEAAKPSKSNKGVHPATSYDQGPMSRAPSMKDSDDEADIDDIKRAQNLSFSMTNILETPEAHRAIRIIYRGDYNRIVQAAEEENHRLRKYLVATDLSDESTHALEWAIGTVLRDGDTLVAIYCIDEETGITTGDGSVVPDESKAMKEQAAAINMMANAKAAPAQMNLVSEFKRSSAFYLRGTGSNVGTPRGTPRGTPTSSPAPLYRGDRFKAEQERNRAVQEITDRVLRLLRKTRLQVRVIVEVLHCKNPRHLVTEVIDLVNPTLVVIGSRGRSALKGYVSCLSIISRRGGFANHRLSVILGSFSNYLVTKSSVPVMVARKKLRKQSKYKRTPVRQVNNISNPTARSLANAKVD, encoded by the exons ATGGcgaacagcaacagcaacaagtaTCGCCCCATGAGCATCGATGCCATGCTTGACATGGAGCGGCAGGAGGTCCTCGCTCTGCTAGAGGGCAATAGCGAAATGCAGTCTGCCTCGTCTGTTAGAGGCGGGCGGTCAGATTCACCCTACGCGTCGCGTTCCCCTGTTCGCAGTATGCTAGATATTGCGGAGGACGAGATCCCTCCGAGCAACGCCACGTCTTCTTCCAACAGAGGTGCTCCCGCCTCCCATGGCCCCGTCAGGAGCATGCTCGATGTTAAGGCGCCGCCTTCTCCACAGCTGGTCCGTAGCATGCTCGATGTTAGTGGCCCTGTGCCGGACTCTCCTAGACGAGCTGGCCGCAGCTCAACTCCAAGCTCTCCTCTACTGACCTCCAGCGACCCTACCTTGAGGCAGTCGCCAACTTCGAGCTTGACACCACGGAGTAGGTCTGATGCTGGACTGCTTTCTGATGCTGGACGGGGCCCACGAAACAGTCTGATTTCCAACTATCAATTCTCTAGTATACTGCCGCATAGCTCAGGTCCTCAGCCGTCAGTGAGATGGTCGTCTTCGAGAAACAGTAAAGGTAACAAGAGAGATAGTGGAGGATCCCTAGGCCCTGAGGGTGCGCTTCCTGCGGATAGGGGCCGGTCTCCGCTTGGAGCCTCTCGGTTTTTTGGCGGACCTAAATCTTCCCAAAATCGTCGCTGGAGTAGTAGGTCTCAATCACCAGCGACGTTTACTCCATCACAGCTGCCCCCGGGCAAGGCCCTTTTGAAAGATGGCCAAGTGATGGACCTCAACAGTGCCTATAGAAAACTGTCCGATGCGAATCTCATGCATTCTAGCGGAAGCTTGGCGCAGCTGCCCATgcggaagaaagagagagaagctggagagggtAGGCTGGTCAAAGATTATGTCGGACCGGATGGCGAACAGCTCGATTctagtgaagaagaggaagaagagtcatccgacgacgaggaccGAGGACGTAAGAAGTCACCTCGATCGTTGATACACGGTGCAGGGTCCAGCAACGGGGAGACCGCAGCCAGCGGCTTGCTGCCTGGAGGGCGGCAAGCCTTGAGCTTGCTTGCGGCAGCGGAACAAGAAC GTTCACAGGTAGcatctcagcagcctcaataTCAGTACCGCTCCCTGATTGCGGAGCCTGAGATCAAAATAACATCTGCAACCGGGGAGGCTGCAAAGCCGTCAAAGTCCAATAAGGGCGTCCATCCGGCCACCAGCTATGACCAGGGCCCGATGTCGCGGGCACCATCTATGAAGGACTCGGATGACGAAGCGGATATAGACGATATCAAGAGGGCCCAGAATTTGTCCTTTTCAATGACCAACATATTAGAAACGCCAGAGGCTCATCGTGCTATCCGTATCATCTATCGTGGAGATTACAATAGAATTGTCCaggcagctgaagaagagaaccACAGGCTCCGAAAATATCTGGTGGCCACAGATCTCAGCGATGAATCAACTCATGCCCTCGAATGGGCAATCGGCACAGTCCTTCGAGATGGCGATACTCTGGTCGCGATTTATTGCATCGATGAAGAGACAGGCATAACGACAGGCGATGGATCTGTGGTGCCTGATGAGTCAAAGGCTATGAAAGAGCAAGCGGCAGCCATCAACATGATGGCAAACGCGaaagcagcaccagcgcagATGAACTTGGTATCTGAATTTAAACGTAGCTCGGCATTTTACCTACGAGGCACCGGCTCCAATGTAGGTACGCCAAGAGGTACGCCCAGAGGTACACCAACCAGCTCGCCAGCGCCGCTGTATCGTGGCGACCGTTTCAAGGCTGAGCAGGAGCGCAATCGCGCTGTGCAGGAGATTACAGACAGGGTTCTCCGTCTCCTCAGGAAAACTAGGCTTCAAGTGAGGGTCATTGTGGAGGTGTTGCACTGCAAGAATCCACGACACCTCGTCACGGAGGTGATTGACCTCGTCAATCCTACTCTGGTTGTGATTGGGAGTCGAGGCCGAAGTGCGCTCAAGGGGTATGTGTCCTGCTTGAGCATTATTTCGAGAAGAGGAGGGTTCGCTAACCATAGACTTAGTGTTATTCTGGGGTCATTCTCTAATTATCTGGTCACCAAGAGCTCGGTACCCGTCATGGTAGCCCGCAAGAAACTGCGGAAACAGTCCAAGTACAAGCGAACACCGGTGAGGCAGGTGAACAACATTAGCAATCCAACGGCCAGAAGCTTGGCCAACGCCAAAGTTGACTAG
- a CDS encoding mitochondrial 37S ribosomal protein uS7m (BUSCO:EOG092D4241) — translation MASRLKIWGACRTLAVRPQPARLPAQPFRVQISPSRFYADDATNKSSKPPTGTKIETSGSTTKSESGSAGVAQSIELAQKASQTPASTSQTSSIEALDDAALEQILYGGRPVTSQREGGLTEAQEEALYREGVIPPPEEAEAALTKSETAAEPRSILPVGAELQTAGHKFGLPKKPYPDGFNVKKRYHPVLEQITRLLMRHGELSVAQRNMAMVMNFLRTAPAPIYSPKFPLLPGTPPAAHLPLNPVLYITIAIDSVAPLLKVRNIAGAGGGGRALELPVPLAVRQRRRMAFQWILDVINKKPSKGSGRTQFAHRIAEEIIAVVEGRSSVWEKRKLVHKLGTAARANVGSNKLKTKKKK, via the exons ATGGCTTCAAGGTTAAAGATCTGGGGTGCATGCAGGACTCTGGCGGTCCGACCGCAACCCGCCCGCCTCCCAGCTCAGCCATTCCGGGTCCAGATCTCGCCATCTCGATTTTATGCCGATGATGCGACCAACAAATCTTCGAAGCCTCCTACCGGCACAAAGATAGAAACATCCGGTTCAACCACCAAGTCAGAATCAGGGAGCGCTGGAGTTGCTCAATCGATCGAATTGGCTCAAAAGGCCTCCCAAACG CCAGCTTCAACATCACAAACATCATCTATCGAAGCGCTAGACGATGCGGCGTTAGAACAGATTCTATATGGTGGGCGGCCAGTGACAAGCCAGCGGGAAGGCGGTTTGACGGAAGCGCAAGAAGAGGCCTTGTATCGCGAGGGTGTCATTCCCCCGCCAGAGGAAGCGGAAGCTGCTCTCACCAAGTCAGAAACCGCTGCTGAGCCGCGATCAATACTCCCCGTCGGTGCAGAATTGCAAACTGCTGGCCACAAATTCGGTCTTCCTAAGAAGCCTTACCCGGACGGATTTAACGTCAAGAAGAGATACCACCCGGTGCTAGAGCAGATCACCAGGCTTCTGATGCGCCATGGAGAGCTCAGTGTTGCGCAGAGA AATATGGCCATGGTCATGAACTTTCTGCGAACAGCACCTGCCCCTATCTACAGTCCGAAATTCCCCCTATTACCGGGGACTCCTCCCGCCGCGCACCTCCCCCTTAACCCCGTTCTCTACATCACTATCGCCATCGACTCGGTTGCGCCGCTTCTCAAAGTAAGGAACATTGCTGGCGCGGGTGGAGGTGGCCGTGCGCTTGAGCTTCCAGTCCCCCTCGCAGTTCGGCAGCGCCGAAGGATGGCTTTCCAATGGATCCTGGATGTCATCAACAAGAAGCCCTCAAAGGGTAGCGGACGAACCCAGTTTGCCCATCGAATAGCCGAGGAGATTATCGCCGTGGTGGAGGGCCGATCAAGCGTGTGGGAGAAGCGGAAGTTGGTGCACAAGCTCGGTACCGCGGCTAGAGCCAACGTGGGCTCCAACAAGCTCAaaaccaagaagaagaaataa